TTCCAGCAGGCGGGCGGGTTCGACTGCCGCCCGGTCTCCTGTGAGATAACTTACGGGCTCGAGCGCATATCGATGTACGTGCAGAACGTGGATAACGTCTTTGATGTCGCCTGGAACGAGGATGTCTCATACGGCGATCTCTATCGCCGTTCCGAGGTCGAGTGGTCAACTTATTCGTTCGAGGTGGCCGATACCACGTTTCTTTACAGACTGTTCTCCGAGACCGAGGCCGAGGGCCACGCGTTGCTCGAAAAAGGGCTTTTGCATCCAGCTTACGACGCGTGCCTCAAGTGTTCGCACATCTTCAACCTGCTTGACGCGCGCGGGGCGATAAGCGTCACGGAGCGCACCGGATTTATCGCGAGGGTAAGGACGCTTTCACGGGGTTGCGCGCGGAAGTTTCTCGAGTGGCGTGAGAGCGAAGGCTATCCGCTCATTAACGAAGGGGAACGGTAGAGATGCCAAATCTGCTGTTGGAGATAGGAACAGAGGAGCTTCCGGCATCCGCGATATACAGCGCGTTAGAGCAAATGGAATCGCTCGTGCCGGCCCTCATGGGCAAGGCTAACCTGGCGTTCGAGGAGAGCTGGACGTTCGCCACCCCGAGGCGCCTCGCTATCACGGTGCGCGGAGTTGCAGACCGGGCCTCCGCGCAGGTGATTCGCAAGAAAGGTCCGTCGCTGTCCGTGGCTCGCTCAGAGGACGGTTCGTGGACACGAGCGGCGACAGGTTTCGCGCAAGCGCAAGGCGTTGAACCTGACGACTTGAGGATAGAAGAGTCGAGCAAGGGCAGCTACGTCGTTGCCGTCACCGAGACGGAAGGCATCGAGGCCGAGGATATTTTGTCCGGGCTGCTCCTCGAGATCGTGTCATCACTGAAGTTCAAGAAATCGATGCGGTGGGAGAGCCGCGATGAGCGATTCAGCAGGCCGATCCGTTGGTTCATGGCGATATTCCGCGACAAAATAGTGGAGTTCGAGTACGCCGGGTTGAAGGCGTCGAACATTACTTTCGGCCATCGCCGCCTGTCAGGCGGAAAAGTCACGATTTCGCTTCCCAGGAACTACGAGCACGAACTCAAGGAAGTGTTCGTCATGGCCGACCACAGGGCTCGCTTGATCGAGATCGTCCGCCGCGCGGAGCGAGTTTGCGAGGAGGCCGGCGCCGTGCCTGTCCTTGACGAGGATGTACTCGACGAGGCCGTGCAGTTAGTCGAGTGGCCCGGGGTGATCCTCGGGCGTTTCGACGAGCGGTATCTGCGGCTTCCGCGCGAGATACTTGTCCACGCCATGAAGTCGCATCAGAGGTACTTGCCCGTGGAGACAAAGGACGGGAGGCTCGAGGCGAGTTTCGTGGCTATCCACAACGGTAACCCTGACATGGCGAACATAATAAGGAAAGGCCACGAGAGGGTGCTGGCCGCGAGGCTTGCCGACGCGGAGTTCTTTTTCGACGAGGACTCAAAGCGGCCTCTCGTGGACATGCTTTCCGACCTGGAGCACGTCGTTTACCGTTCTGAGCTTGGAAGCATGGCTGAGAAATCTCACAGGCTCGCGCGCCTCATCGCGGAAGAGTGCGCCGAGCTGGGGGGCGACGAGGAGCTTCTTTCGCGCTCCCGCCGCGCGGCGATGCTCGCCAAATGTGATCTTGTCACTCACATGGTCATAGAGTTTCCAGCGTTGCAGGGTACGGTAGGATCGATATACGCCCGCAGGTCGGGAGAGCACGAACTGGTGGCGAAAGCTATTCATGAGCAGTATCTCCCGAGGCGGCTCGGGGACATCCTGCCGGAGACGGTGGAAGGCGCTCTGCTTTCTCTTGCCGAGAAGGCTGACAACCTGGCCGCGTCATTTGGGTTGGGGCACGTTCCCACAGGTTCGGAGGACCCGTACGCGCTGAGGCGCCAGGCCCTCGGGATGATGTTGATACTTTTGGATCACGGATTTGCGTTCTCTGTCTCGCGTCTCGTGTGCGCTTCGGCGTCCGAGCTCGAAGCAAATGCTCACGGCTTCGCGTGGACACAGGACGCCCGGCGCGCGTTCGAGGAGTTTTTCGCGGCCCGCGAGCGGGTATTCTTCACCGAGCGAGGCTACCGATACGACCTGGTGGAAGCGGCGCTCGTCGTTGACCGGGACGTGCCGTTGTTGGTGCAGAGGCGGCTCGACGCGCTGGTCGAAGCCCGCGAGGAAGGCCTGCTTGTGAGGCTCTACACCGCTTTCGAACGGTGCCACAACCTGTCACGTGGCCAGGAGGCCGGCGCCGTTTCCGAGCTTCATCCGCAAGAGCCCGTTGAGCGCGAAGTGACAAATTGTCTCGTGGATGTCGCCTCGGCGGTCGAGGGCGCCCTCGCGACGCTGGATTTCTACGGCGCGCTCGAGGCGCTCGATCCTCTTTGCGAGCCCGTGAACAGGCTTTTCGACGAAGTGCTCATAATGGCGAAGGATCCGGCCGTGAGGGCCAATCGCCTTTCGCTGCTCGCCCGCATTGACGCACTGTTCAGCAAGGTCGCGGATTTCTCGAAGCTGATGTGGGATTGAGGGGCTTTTTGTATTTGAGACGCGTCTCTCATGCAAAAAGGTGTTAGACCCCTTTTGCATTCTGGGGCGTGGATTGGGGGATAATCCCCCTCGCCCCCCTTATCAGGGGGGCACTAATGCTTTTGCGTGAACGGGATTGATGGTCGGACAACTTAATATTTCAGGGAGGTTGCTGGATGGGAACGAAGTACGTATACGATTTTGAAGAGGGCAACAAGGACATGAAGGAACTCCTTGGCGGCAAAGGCGCGAACCTCGCCGAGATGACGTCCATGGGAATCCCCGTTCCACCTGGTTTTACTATCAGCACTCAAACTTGCGTCAGTTATCTCGAGGCGGGGGAGTACCCCGTGGGCCTTGACGAGCAAATTGACGAGAATCTTGCAGCGCTTGAGGAGAAGATGGGCAAGCGCCTGGGAGACCCCGAGGATCCGCTGCTGGTGTCGGTGCGCTCGGGCGCTCGCGCCAGTATGCCGGGGATGATGGACACTATTTTGAACCTGGGCCTCAACGACATATCCGTCGAGGGGATTGCGTCGAAGACGGGCAACCCGCGCTTCGCGTACGATTCCTACAGGCGTTTTATCACGATGTACGGCAATGTCGTCCTTGGAATGAAGCCTGAGGACAAAGAGAAGCGTGATCTGTTCGACGCGATCCTGGAAGAGAAAAAAAAGGAAGCGGGAGTTGAACTGGACAACGAGCTTTCCACCGACGATCTCAAAGATGTGGTGTCTCGCTTCAAGTTGGAGATCAAGAAGAGCAAAGGCGTTGATTTCCCCCAGGCGCCGCGGGAGCAGTTGCGCGGCGCTATTGTGGCGGTCTTCGAGTCCTGGAACAACGACAGGGCAGACGCGTACAGAAAAAAATATGACATACCTGCTGACTGGGGCACAGCCGTCAATGTGCAGGCGATGGTGTTTGGCAACACCGGTGATCGATCGGGAACCGGGGTGGGCTTCACTCGCAATCCGGCGACAGGCGAGAACGAGGTTTACGGCGAGTTCCTTTTGAACGCGCAAGGGGAGGACGTCGTCGCGGGAATCCGCACTCCGCGGAAACTCGAAGAGCTTCATGAATACCTGCCCGATGCGTATGAAGAGCTGTTGCGCATTTGTGGCGTAATCGACAAACACTACCGCGATATGCAGGATTTCGAATTCACTATCGAGGACACAAAACTCTGGATGCTCCAGACGCGCACGGGCAAGCGCACCGGCTTTGCCGCGGTGAGGATCGCGCTGGATTTCGTTGATGAAGGCCTCATCTCACCGGATGAGGCGATAATGAGGGTGGATCCCGAAGGACTCAACGATCTGCTTCGCCCGATTTTCGACACTGACGCCAAGGACGAGGCCAGAAGCGCCGGACGCATGGTCGCTACGGGAACCAAAGCGGGGCCGGGCGCGGCGACCGGTCGTGTGGTTCTGTTCGCGCA
This region of Candidatus Anoxymicrobium japonicum genomic DNA includes:
- the glyQ gene encoding glycine--tRNA ligase subunit alpha, whose protein sequence is MTLTLQQVILSLERYWSQRGYLLAQSYDLEVGAGTFHPATLLRCLGPEPWRVAYVQPSRRPTDGRYGENPNRVGRHFQFQVISKPSPGDIIAIYLESLYELGIKPEEHDIRFVEDDWESPTLGAWGLGWEVWLDGMEITQFTYFQQAGGFDCRPVSCEITYGLERISMYVQNVDNVFDVAWNEDVSYGDLYRRSEVEWSTYSFEVADTTFLYRLFSETEAEGHALLEKGLLHPAYDACLKCSHIFNLLDARGAISVTERTGFIARVRTLSRGCARKFLEWRESEGYPLINEGER
- a CDS encoding glycine--tRNA ligase subunit beta: MPNLLLEIGTEELPASAIYSALEQMESLVPALMGKANLAFEESWTFATPRRLAITVRGVADRASAQVIRKKGPSLSVARSEDGSWTRAATGFAQAQGVEPDDLRIEESSKGSYVVAVTETEGIEAEDILSGLLLEIVSSLKFKKSMRWESRDERFSRPIRWFMAIFRDKIVEFEYAGLKASNITFGHRRLSGGKVTISLPRNYEHELKEVFVMADHRARLIEIVRRAERVCEEAGAVPVLDEDVLDEAVQLVEWPGVILGRFDERYLRLPREILVHAMKSHQRYLPVETKDGRLEASFVAIHNGNPDMANIIRKGHERVLAARLADAEFFFDEDSKRPLVDMLSDLEHVVYRSELGSMAEKSHRLARLIAEECAELGGDEELLSRSRRAAMLAKCDLVTHMVIEFPALQGTVGSIYARRSGEHELVAKAIHEQYLPRRLGDILPETVEGALLSLAEKADNLAASFGLGHVPTGSEDPYALRRQALGMMLILLDHGFAFSVSRLVCASASELEANAHGFAWTQDARRAFEEFFAARERVFFTERGYRYDLVEAALVVDRDVPLLVQRRLDALVEAREEGLLVRLYTAFERCHNLSRGQEAGAVSELHPQEPVEREVTNCLVDVASAVEGALATLDFYGALEALDPLCEPVNRLFDEVLIMAKDPAVRANRLSLLARIDALFSKVADFSKLMWD